From Apium graveolens cultivar Ventura chromosome 9, ASM990537v1, whole genome shotgun sequence, the proteins below share one genomic window:
- the LOC141686386 gene encoding uncharacterized protein LOC141686386: METSKPKECSFGLSYPMLKKINYIAWVMKMNVFMQAHGVWEAIDTKDPKGTVEDKIDKQALAVIYQGVPEDVLFSLSARKTSKQAWDAVKTMLIGAGKAFGEKMEEVYVVKKLLIVVPIRFLQIASTIEQFGNLEEMSVEEVVGSLKAHEERVEGVTETSKGQLLLREEKWRKKENSEGQVLLPRDEWLRRTSKERGQTSNMRVRGDKSKVSSFNCQAYGNFASECRKPRRDREEQKEENLTLIQEDEPVLLIAEVRQTEIASMLLKGKSVVPKLRTSNDERRESHIWYLDNGTSNHMTGARGKFKDLDERVTGKGAAVRHSTYILNRFPTHALSGKTPYEVWYGKKPDLSHVKNIRSVAFMKVPSVHMKLDDRGKMVKF; this comes from the exons ATGGAGACTAGTAAACCCAAAGAATGTTCATTTGGCCTCAGTTACCCAATGCTAAAGAAAATAAACTACATTGCATGGGTAATGAAAATGAATGTATTTATGCAAGCACATGGGGTGTGGGAGGCAATAGATACCAAGGATCCTAAGGGCACAGTGGAGGATAAAATCGATAAACAGGCATTGGCTGTAATATACCAAGGTGTCCCTGAAGATGTGTTATTTTCACTATCAGCAAGAAAGACGTCTAAGCAAGCTTGGGACGCAGTCAAAACGATGTTGATAGGGGCAGGCAAG GCTTTTGGAGAGAAAATGGAGGAAGTTTATGTTGTTAAGAAGCTACTCATAGTTGTTCCTATTAGGTTCCTGCAAATTGCTTCCACCATCGAACAATTTGGCAACCTGGAGGAGATGTCAGTAGAGGAAGTTGTTGGTTCTCTCAAGGCCCATGAAGAACGGGTGGAAGGCGTGACTGAGACAAGCAAGGGACAACTCCTGTTGAGAGAGGAAAAATGGAGGAAGAAAGAAAATAGTGAGGGACAAGTACTGTTGCCCCGAGATGAATGGCTAAGGAGAACCAGTAAAGAGAGAGGTCAAACTAGTAACATGAGAGTGAGAGGTGACAAGAGCAAAGTAAGTTCCTTTAACTGTCAAGCATATGGGAATTTTGCTTCAGAATGTCGTAAACCTCGTAGAGATCGAGAAGAGCAGAAGGAGGAAAATCTCACTCTCATTCAAGAGGACGAGCCAGTTTTATTGATAGCTGAGGTTAGACAAACGGAGATTGCATCCATGCTATTGAAAGGGAAGTCAGTAGTGCCAAAATTGCGTACGAGTAATGATGAACGAAGGGAGTCACACATCTGGTATTTGGATAATGGCACCAGCAATCATATGACTGGAGCAAGGGGAAAGTTCAAGGACCTAGATGAACGTGTGACAGGAAAG GGTGCAGCAGTGAGGCATTCGACTTATATCCTTAATAGATTTCCAACCCATGCCCTAAGCGGAAAGACTCCATACGAAGTGTGGTATGGAAAGAAACCGGACTTGTCTCATGTTAAGAACATTCGGAGTGTTGCATTTATGAAGGTTCCATCAGTTCACATGAAATTGGATGATCGTGGAAAGATGGTAAAATTTTGA